Proteins found in one Paenibacillus wynnii genomic segment:
- a CDS encoding iron chelate uptake ABC transporter family permease subunit, whose product MDFLSALLNIPVYALNAGISAIILGIVSGALGSFIVLRKMSLMGDALSHAVLPGVALSYILGINILLGASLFGLLAAILIQFITSRSNIKSDTSIGIILSSFFALGIVLITYAKSGLDLTHILFGNILAIPQSELTRSFMIMIVVIVIIILLYKELLISSFDPIVSKAYGLRTGFYHYLLMMLLSVVTVSSLSQVGIVLVIAMLVIPAATSYLWTNKLSHMIYLASAVGALSGIVGVFVSFRFNLPTSATIVLVGVSMFSISFILSPKNNFLRKGLK is encoded by the coding sequence ATTGATTTTTTATCTGCCTTGCTGAACATTCCAGTCTATGCGCTAAATGCCGGAATATCTGCCATCATTCTTGGCATCGTTTCAGGAGCGTTAGGAAGTTTTATTGTACTAAGAAAGATGTCGTTGATGGGAGATGCCTTATCTCACGCTGTACTGCCTGGTGTGGCGTTATCTTATATCTTAGGGATTAATATCCTTCTGGGAGCCTCACTGTTTGGTCTTTTAGCCGCAATTCTCATTCAATTTATAACAAGCCGCAGCAATATTAAAAGCGATACCTCCATCGGAATTATTCTCAGCTCATTTTTTGCACTTGGCATTGTCCTGATCACCTATGCCAAAAGCGGACTTGATCTAACACATATTTTGTTTGGTAACATTCTAGCCATCCCACAGTCTGAGTTAACGAGATCGTTTATGATTATGATTGTTGTTATCGTGATAATTATATTGTTATACAAGGAACTATTAATCAGTTCGTTTGATCCGATTGTCTCAAAGGCATATGGTTTAAGAACGGGTTTCTATCATTATCTATTGATGATGCTTCTATCTGTGGTCACCGTATCTTCATTGTCTCAGGTAGGGATTGTACTTGTGATCGCAATGCTGGTTATTCCGGCAGCCACATCCTATTTGTGGACGAATAAATTATCCCACATGATTTATTTAGCCTCGGCGGTTGGTGCTCTTTCAGGAATAGTAGGGGTGTTTGTGAGCTTTAGGTTTAATTTGCCGACAAGTGCTACGATCGTCTTGGTAGGAGTAAGCATGTTTAGTATCTCATTTATACTCTCACCTAAAAATAATTTTCTAAGGAAAGGGCTGAAATAG
- a CDS encoding metal ABC transporter substrate-binding protein encodes MKKIKILSLTMFMLLLAACSNVGEKEADNDKLKIVATYSIIADMTENIVGDKAEVYSMVPIGTDPHMYDPLPSDTKKVSGADLVFYNGLNLETGKGWFQDLLEVTNKKDVAFAVSEEVTPIYLSDKGKETQEDPHAWLDIQNSIKYVDIITQRVIEKDPDNREFYLKNQTQYVKQLEEMDQYAKKAVEEIPQEKRILVTSEGAFKYFSNAYGFKSAFIWEINTDSQGTPEQMKKIIKIINDNHVPALFLETSVNPKTMDTISNETGVPIYSKIFTDSLAKKGEEGDTYLKMIKWNIDKVIEGLSQK; translated from the coding sequence ATGAAGAAAATAAAAATATTATCTTTGACAATGTTTATGTTGCTACTAGCCGCGTGTTCAAATGTTGGTGAAAAGGAAGCCGATAATGATAAGTTGAAAATTGTTGCAACGTACTCCATTATCGCTGATATGACAGAAAATATTGTAGGGGATAAAGCTGAAGTATACAGTATGGTGCCCATCGGAACGGACCCTCATATGTATGATCCGTTACCCTCGGATACAAAAAAAGTATCAGGCGCAGATTTAGTTTTCTATAACGGATTGAACCTTGAAACGGGTAAGGGATGGTTTCAGGACCTTCTCGAAGTGACCAATAAAAAAGATGTTGCATTTGCTGTTTCAGAAGAAGTAACACCCATCTATTTAAGCGATAAAGGGAAAGAAACTCAGGAAGATCCCCATGCTTGGCTGGATATTCAGAATTCAATTAAATATGTAGATATTATCACACAGCGTGTAATTGAAAAAGATCCGGACAACAGAGAGTTTTATCTAAAAAATCAAACTCAATATGTTAAACAGCTTGAGGAAATGGATCAATATGCAAAAAAAGCTGTAGAAGAAATCCCACAAGAGAAACGTATTCTTGTTACAAGCGAGGGGGCTTTCAAATATTTTTCAAACGCCTATGGATTTAAATCAGCTTTTATCTGGGAGATCAATACAGATAGCCAAGGAACGCCGGAACAAATGAAAAAAATTATTAAAATCATTAATGATAATCATGTACCTGCTTTATTCTTAGAAACAAGCGTTAATCCGAAAACAATGGATACCATCTCAAATGAAACAGGGGTACCGATTTATTCAAAAATATTTACCGATTCTTTAGCTAAAAAAGGTGAAGAAGGGGACACTTACCTTAAGATGATTAAATGGAATATTGATAAAGTCATAGAAGGATTATCCCAGAAATAA
- a CDS encoding tetratricopeptide repeat protein, producing the protein MFKLFIGYILLSRLVGNPFLAILILLVIVYLLDRRYVGIFPNVTKPFRRARQISKLRTTISLNPNDVSSKYELARHLSDRKRYSEAKDLFLQIQARFEQSAEFWVELGLVNLKLRHMEEGETLMLQGLEINRKAQYGQPYLRLAEAYRNTDRDKALYYVSQFQEIHTSSSEAYYLAGSMYRALGREEDAKRAFAESTSIYRSLPKYKKRQERRWALRSFFAKMR; encoded by the coding sequence ATGTTTAAATTATTTATAGGTTATATCTTGTTAAGCAGATTAGTCGGGAATCCCTTTCTCGCTATACTGATCCTTCTGGTTATTGTATATCTTCTGGATCGCAGGTATGTCGGGATCTTCCCCAACGTTACGAAGCCTTTCCGCAGAGCGCGTCAAATCTCCAAGCTGCGGACGACAATCTCATTGAATCCCAATGATGTATCTTCCAAGTATGAGCTTGCCCGGCATTTGTCAGACCGAAAGCGTTATTCAGAAGCCAAAGATTTATTCCTGCAAATTCAAGCCCGCTTTGAGCAATCTGCAGAATTTTGGGTAGAATTAGGACTTGTGAATCTGAAGCTCAGGCATATGGAAGAAGGAGAAACCCTGATGCTTCAAGGGTTAGAGATTAACCGTAAAGCCCAATACGGGCAACCTTATCTCCGGCTGGCCGAAGCTTACCGTAATACAGACCGCGACAAAGCTCTATATTATGTAAGTCAATTTCAGGAGATCCATACCTCATCTAGTGAGGCCTATTATTTAGCCGGATCCATGTACAGAGCCTTAGGCCGAGAAGAAGACGCCAAACGGGCCTTCGCGGAATCCACATCCATTTATCGCTCCCTTCCTAAATATAAGAAGCGGCAAGAACGACGCTGGGCGCTGCGCAGCTTTTTCGCTAAGATGAGATAA
- a CDS encoding aldo/keto reductase: protein MEPNTTEISMRPLGQSSLSVSPLGLGCWQFSRGSGLIGKYWSNLNEGEILDIVRVSLEGGMNWVDTAEIYGGGKSEQALAQVLDQLQAEGSNGSFTPLIATKWWPLFRTAQSISSTIEDRIRCLGGRSIDLYQIHQPFSLSSIANEMKAMAGLVKAGKIRYVGVSNYSAKQMVQAHQMLQQYGLTLISNQVKYNLLHRNIDQNGIIAAAKELGISIIAYSPLQQGVLTGRFHNNPEQIQSLSRIRRMQNGMDPKGMERTRPLIEALTTLGEKYDVTAGQIALNWLIHYHGNTVVAIPGASKVRHARENIGAMTFQLTRDELDHLSDVSWAALK, encoded by the coding sequence ATGGAGCCAAATACAACAGAAATTAGTATGCGTCCCTTGGGACAATCATCGCTGTCCGTCTCACCGCTTGGGTTGGGCTGCTGGCAATTCAGCAGAGGAAGCGGTCTGATTGGAAAGTACTGGAGCAATCTAAATGAAGGAGAAATTCTGGATATTGTAAGAGTTAGCTTAGAAGGAGGGATGAACTGGGTCGATACGGCAGAGATCTACGGGGGCGGCAAATCGGAACAGGCACTTGCCCAAGTACTGGATCAATTGCAAGCAGAGGGCAGTAACGGCAGCTTTACGCCATTGATTGCAACCAAATGGTGGCCTCTATTCCGTACAGCTCAATCTATATCTTCCACTATAGAAGATCGTATCCGGTGTTTAGGGGGGCGAAGTATTGATCTGTATCAGATCCATCAGCCCTTTTCGTTATCCTCGATCGCAAATGAAATGAAAGCTATGGCGGGATTAGTGAAAGCAGGGAAAATTCGATATGTGGGAGTTAGTAATTATTCCGCTAAGCAAATGGTACAGGCACATCAGATGTTACAACAATATGGTCTAACCCTGATTTCAAATCAAGTGAAGTACAATCTTCTGCATCGTAATATTGATCAGAACGGGATTATAGCTGCTGCTAAAGAACTGGGGATTTCCATCATTGCGTATTCTCCGCTGCAACAGGGAGTTCTTACAGGAAGATTCCATAACAACCCTGAGCAGATTCAGTCGCTTTCTCGTATTCGTCGAATGCAAAATGGAATGGACCCTAAGGGCATGGAAAGAACCAGACCCTTAATTGAAGCATTAACGACACTTGGAGAAAAGTATGATGTAACAGCAGGTCAGATTGCACTGAATTGGCTTATTCATTATCACGGTAACACTGTAGTGGCCATACCGGGAGCATCCAAGGTTCGTCATGCCAGAGAAAATATCGGGGCGATGACTTTCCAGCTTACCAGGGATGAACTGGATCATTTGAGTGATGTTTCGTGGGCAGCTTTAAAATAA
- a CDS encoding VOC family protein: MTNKHILRVATVEIPVTDLDESISWYSKYLGTTILTKTNHTAMLTCSTTNSPGNPTLYLVETSDNERLSFRSSHTGITHSVIDFYVPDLESFHAFLAENGVQVSPLHLFPDTKGLGGFGFSDSSGNSFGATNIVHS; this comes from the coding sequence TTGACCAACAAACACATTCTTCGTGTGGCAACCGTTGAAATTCCCGTTACAGATTTGGACGAGTCTATTTCTTGGTATTCAAAGTATCTTGGCACAACTATCCTCACAAAAACAAACCATACAGCCATGCTTACTTGTTCAACCACGAATTCCCCGGGTAATCCCACTCTTTATCTGGTAGAAACCAGTGACAATGAGCGTCTATCATTTAGAAGCAGTCATACTGGCATTACCCATAGTGTTATTGATTTCTATGTTCCTGACCTAGAGTCTTTTCATGCTTTCCTAGCCGAAAATGGAGTCCAAGTGAGCCCACTACATCTATTTCCCGATACGAAAGGTCTAGGGGGCTTCGGGTTTAGCGATTCAAGTGGTAATTCCTTCGGCGCTACTAATATTGTTCATTCCTAA
- the psiE gene encoding phosphate-starvation-inducible protein PsiE codes for MNIKNKFEYIPRVLQWVLNIALIVLAIILVTFLGKETLYIFGFINDEGDLSKLDLLEGILIYFLYFEFIALIIKYFEARHHFPLRYFIYIGITAIIRLIIIDHENPFDTLIYAVAILVLVVTLYLANSRQLKRDD; via the coding sequence TTGAACATAAAAAATAAGTTTGAGTACATTCCGAGAGTCCTACAGTGGGTTTTGAACATCGCTCTAATTGTGTTGGCGATCATTCTCGTTACATTTCTAGGTAAGGAGACGTTGTATATCTTTGGCTTCATTAATGACGAGGGAGATTTAAGTAAGTTGGATTTACTGGAGGGTATACTAATTTATTTTTTGTATTTCGAGTTCATTGCCTTAATCATCAAATATTTCGAGGCAAGACATCATTTCCCACTCCGTTATTTTATCTATATTGGAATAACGGCGATTATTCGACTGATCATTATTGATCACGAGAATCCATTCGACACACTGATTTACGCAGTAGCGATTCTAGTACTGGTTGTTACATTGTATCTTGCCAATTCACGACAGCTTAAACGGGATGATTAA
- a CDS encoding ABC transporter substrate-binding protein, translating to MKRVKHLALMLVAIMLVASLAACGGNNNAKNSTNNSKNTSGNTAATNDATKTEETAEPAEKVELSVWTLGIVDYEDLAKEYTKQHPNVTFKFQNTGDQTAHHNNLTTALSAGSGAPDIFQLEIGFMERFISAQDKFYNLNDLGAKDIQANYLDWKWKQGSSVDGSFQLGLPTDIGPTVVYYRSDLMKEAGLPVDPAGLGAALNTWDKFATVAKQYKEKTGKPFADVTDLVFNALRDQSQDEIYFSKADGKFIGDTNPQVKKAYDFTVKGIQEGWISNAMLWSPEWGQGMTDGGFAVVLGPAWMAGNIKTNAPDSTGKWSITQLPEGAGNWGGSFLTLPKEGKHSKEAYDFIQFALNKENQLGSFKSVGLMPSIPALFEDPAFTEGKDAFFGDQVTAVEYGKAAQRVKPVFYGPLHDQTDTFFKNALKNVLEKKADPAKEWDEAVKQAKKLAERS from the coding sequence ATGAAAAGAGTAAAACATTTGGCACTGATGTTAGTTGCTATCATGCTTGTAGCTTCACTTGCAGCATGCGGAGGCAACAACAATGCCAAGAACAGCACTAATAATTCCAAGAACACTTCAGGTAACACTGCGGCAACAAACGATGCTACAAAAACTGAAGAGACTGCTGAGCCCGCAGAAAAGGTTGAGCTTTCCGTCTGGACACTCGGTATTGTTGACTATGAAGATTTGGCTAAAGAGTATACGAAACAGCATCCAAACGTAACCTTCAAGTTCCAAAATACAGGCGATCAAACCGCTCATCACAACAACCTGACCACAGCATTGTCGGCAGGATCGGGCGCTCCTGATATTTTCCAACTTGAGATCGGTTTCATGGAACGTTTCATCAGCGCTCAGGATAAATTCTATAACTTGAATGATTTAGGTGCGAAAGACATTCAAGCGAACTATCTCGACTGGAAATGGAAACAAGGTTCCTCCGTGGACGGCAGCTTCCAACTCGGTCTTCCAACGGATATCGGTCCAACGGTTGTGTATTACCGTTCAGATCTGATGAAGGAAGCCGGCCTGCCAGTAGATCCAGCAGGATTAGGAGCAGCACTTAATACTTGGGATAAGTTTGCAACCGTTGCCAAACAGTACAAGGAAAAAACCGGTAAACCTTTTGCAGACGTAACAGATTTGGTGTTCAATGCACTTCGTGACCAATCCCAAGATGAAATCTATTTCAGCAAAGCAGATGGAAAATTCATTGGTGACACCAATCCACAAGTGAAAAAAGCGTATGACTTCACAGTAAAAGGCATTCAAGAAGGCTGGATCAGCAATGCAATGCTGTGGTCGCCTGAATGGGGTCAAGGCATGACAGACGGCGGATTTGCAGTCGTTCTTGGACCTGCTTGGATGGCTGGAAATATTAAGACCAATGCTCCGGATTCAACTGGAAAATGGTCCATTACACAACTTCCAGAAGGTGCTGGTAACTGGGGCGGTTCATTCCTGACACTGCCTAAAGAAGGGAAGCATTCTAAAGAAGCTTACGATTTCATTCAATTTGCACTTAACAAAGAGAACCAACTTGGATCATTTAAATCTGTAGGCCTTATGCCTTCGATTCCAGCATTGTTCGAAGATCCTGCTTTCACAGAAGGTAAAGATGCATTCTTCGGGGATCAAGTAACTGCAGTTGAGTATGGTAAAGCAGCACAACGTGTAAAACCGGTATTCTACGGTCCTCTACATGACCAAACCGATACTTTCTTCAAGAATGCCCTGAAAAACGTATTGGAGAAAAAGGCTGACCCGGCCAAAGAGTGGGATGAAGCGGTAAAACAAGCTAAGAAGCTTGCTGAACGCAGCTAA
- a CDS encoding carbohydrate ABC transporter permease encodes MAQPVLISPHAESKRPFLTEQRRSRITAYTFISPFFILFSIFGLYPIFFTIYLSFFKWDAMGPMKFVGMKNYELITSDPTFWISFSNTLIMGVMGTIPQIILALLLAVLLQSGMTRFKKTFRVLFFMPNITSIVAVTLVFSTLFGNNGMINWMLNGLGLESMAFNSGWWGVKIAISTMVMWRWTGYNAIIFLSGLQSIPTDLYEAARIDGANRRQQFTFITLPLLKPFIVFVTLISTIGALQLFTEPYVFLGQSGTGSTRQEGVTMVTYLYSEAFRNGFFGTAAATAVMLFLVTIIFSVINMLVSSRMGGDTGGRKK; translated from the coding sequence ATGGCACAACCTGTATTGATTAGTCCGCATGCCGAGAGCAAACGTCCTTTTTTAACTGAACAAAGACGGAGCCGCATTACTGCTTATACCTTCATATCTCCATTCTTTATTCTGTTCTCGATATTTGGACTGTACCCGATATTCTTCACGATTTATTTGTCTTTCTTCAAATGGGATGCTATGGGCCCTATGAAATTTGTGGGCATGAAAAACTATGAATTGATTACGAGTGACCCTACCTTTTGGATATCTTTCAGCAATACGCTGATTATGGGAGTCATGGGAACCATTCCCCAAATCATTTTGGCACTCTTGCTTGCAGTACTGCTGCAGTCAGGAATGACTCGCTTTAAGAAAACGTTCCGTGTTCTATTTTTTATGCCCAATATTACTTCGATTGTGGCGGTTACCTTGGTATTCAGCACCCTGTTCGGTAATAACGGGATGATAAACTGGATGTTAAATGGACTAGGACTCGAAAGCATGGCCTTTAACTCCGGTTGGTGGGGTGTGAAAATAGCAATTTCCACGATGGTGATGTGGCGCTGGACGGGTTATAACGCAATTATTTTCCTATCTGGACTTCAGAGCATACCGACAGACTTATATGAGGCGGCTCGAATTGACGGTGCGAACAGAAGGCAGCAGTTTACCTTCATTACATTACCGTTGTTGAAACCGTTTATCGTCTTTGTAACTCTAATTTCGACCATTGGCGCCCTGCAATTATTTACGGAACCTTATGTATTCCTAGGTCAATCGGGAACAGGCTCAACACGGCAGGAAGGTGTTACTATGGTAACTTATTTGTACAGTGAGGCATTCCGTAATGGATTCTTCGGTACGGCAGCAGCTACCGCGGTTATGCTGTTCCTAGTTACGATCATTTTCTCTGTCATTAATATGCTGGTCTCTAGCCGCATGGGCGGAGATACAGGAGGGAGAAAAAAATGA